One window from the genome of Spirosoma rhododendri encodes:
- a CDS encoding glucose 1-dehydrogenase, giving the protein MTPQSVSAAEQSLFDLSGKVAIVTGASKGIGEDIARLYARFGAKIVVSSRKQDACDELASDIRAQGGDATGIAAHVGDMDQLAQLVNKTIATYGGIDILVNNAASNPVFGPSLDCDGSAFDKIMQANVKAPFELSKLCYPSMKARGGGSIIMMSSIAGDTPDPGLGIYSVSKASLNMLTKVLAKEWGPDGIRVNAIAPGLIKTKFSQALWQNEKILDHFTQRLPIARMGTTDEISPLALFLASSASSYSTGSIFYADGGTVI; this is encoded by the coding sequence ATGACCCCACAATCTGTTTCTGCCGCCGAGCAAAGCCTGTTCGACCTGAGCGGTAAAGTAGCCATCGTCACGGGTGCCAGCAAAGGCATCGGCGAAGACATTGCCCGGCTCTACGCCCGCTTCGGCGCAAAAATCGTGGTTAGCAGCCGCAAGCAGGACGCCTGCGACGAACTCGCCAGCGACATCCGGGCGCAGGGGGGCGACGCCACCGGCATTGCCGCCCACGTCGGCGATATGGACCAGCTTGCCCAGCTCGTCAACAAAACCATCGCGACATACGGCGGCATCGACATTCTGGTCAACAATGCGGCTTCCAACCCCGTATTCGGCCCCTCGCTCGACTGCGACGGTTCGGCCTTCGACAAGATCATGCAGGCCAACGTGAAAGCCCCGTTTGAGCTGAGTAAGCTGTGCTACCCCAGCATGAAAGCGCGGGGCGGGGGCAGTATCATCATGATGAGCAGCATCGCGGGCGACACCCCCGACCCCGGCCTGGGCATCTACAGCGTCAGCAAAGCATCGCTGAATATGCTGACGAAGGTGCTGGCGAAAGAATGGGGTCCCGACGGCATCCGCGTCAACGCGATTGCACCCGGCCTGATAAAGACCAAGTTTTCGCAGGCGCTCTGGCAAAACGAAAAGATCCTCGACCATTTCACCCAACGCCTGCCCATCGCCCGCATGGGTACAACCGACGAAATCAGCCCGCTAGCCCTGTTCCTGGCCTCATCAGCCTCGTCCTACAGCACCGGCTCAATCTTCTACGCCGACGGCGGGACGGTAATTTAA
- the mgtE gene encoding magnesium transporter, with amino-acid sequence MPVTSKIINDIHQRNWSALKGVVPYLDPSELADLLNELPPHEQAVFFRLLPESVAAQSFEHLDADQQQGLMEQLGQREVATLLNGLAPDDRTALLEELPSQVLYQTLNLLTDDERAIASSLLGYAEGSIGRRMTPYYLAVRPEQTVRQVLEHIRTKGQRSETITHIYVVDGAHRLIDDLRISQILFAPEMATVDSLMDREFVCLHVTDGQEAAISAFKRYDRPALPVVTDDGVLVGIVTADDMIDVIEQADTEDIQKFGGLESLDLPYTKTPMLEMVRKRAGWLIVLFLSEMLTASAMGYFENEIERAVVLALFIPLIISSGGNSGSQAATLIIRAMALHELTLPDWWRVMRKELFSGLLLGLILGVIGLLRIVIWQKTGLYDYGQHWFLIALTVGSTLIGIVLWGTLSGAMIPFLLRRFGLDPATSSAPFVATLVDVTGLVIYFSIASIILRGTLL; translated from the coding sequence ATGCCCGTAACGTCGAAAATTATCAATGACATTCACCAGCGCAACTGGTCCGCGCTCAAGGGCGTCGTCCCGTACCTCGACCCCAGCGAACTTGCCGATCTGCTCAACGAACTGCCACCCCACGAGCAGGCGGTTTTCTTTCGACTATTGCCCGAATCGGTTGCGGCTCAGTCATTTGAACACCTCGACGCTGATCAGCAGCAGGGACTGATGGAGCAGTTGGGGCAGCGGGAAGTTGCCACGCTGCTCAACGGGCTGGCCCCCGACGACCGCACGGCCTTGCTGGAAGAGTTGCCCTCGCAGGTGCTGTACCAGACGCTTAACCTGCTGACCGACGACGAGCGGGCCATCGCCAGTTCGTTGCTGGGGTACGCCGAAGGGTCGATTGGCCGCCGGATGACGCCCTATTATCTGGCGGTCAGGCCGGAGCAGACGGTGCGGCAGGTGCTCGAACACATTCGCACCAAAGGGCAGCGCAGCGAAACGATCACCCACATTTACGTCGTCGACGGGGCGCATCGGCTTATCGATGACCTGCGAATCTCGCAGATTCTGTTTGCGCCGGAAATGGCTACGGTCGACTCGCTCATGGACCGGGAGTTCGTTTGTCTGCACGTGACCGATGGGCAGGAAGCGGCCATCAGCGCGTTTAAACGCTACGACCGGCCGGCCCTCCCCGTCGTGACGGATGACGGTGTACTGGTTGGGATTGTGACCGCCGATGATATGATCGACGTGATCGAACAGGCTGATACCGAAGATATTCAGAAGTTTGGTGGTCTGGAATCGCTCGACCTGCCGTATACTAAAACGCCCATGCTGGAGATGGTGCGGAAGCGGGCCGGGTGGCTGATCGTGTTGTTTCTGAGTGAGATGCTGACGGCCTCGGCGATGGGCTATTTTGAGAACGAGATCGAGCGGGCGGTGGTGCTGGCACTGTTTATTCCGCTGATTATTTCCAGCGGGGGCAACTCCGGGTCGCAGGCGGCAACGCTCATCATCCGGGCCATGGCACTCCACGAACTGACCCTGCCCGACTGGTGGCGCGTAATGCGGAAAGAACTGTTTTCGGGGCTGTTGCTGGGGCTGATTCTGGGCGTAATTGGCCTGCTGCGCATCGTTATCTGGCAGAAAACCGGCCTTTACGACTACGGGCAGCACTGGTTTCTGATTGCGCTGACGGTTGGGTCTACGCTGATCGGCATCGTCCTGTGGGGAACGCTGTCGGGGGCGATGATTCCGTTTCTGCTGCGCCGGTTCGGGCTTGACCCCGCCACGTCGTCGGCCCCGTTCGTCGCCACACTCGTCGACGTTACGGGACTTGTCATCTACTTTTCGATTGCGTCGATTATCCTGCGCGGTACGCTGCTCTGA
- a CDS encoding DinB family protein: protein MPEVWMRGALPDVPPLLQPVAHALLQAREEITELMTDFSDELLWVRPGGRGGEVASVGFHLQHLTGVLDRTFTYARAEALSPAQLTALSAEGAPTETGRTVAALVSEFSQQVDRAMVQLKTTDEATLTDWRGVGRQQLPSTVLGLLVHAAEHTMRHVGQLSVTARLLPG from the coding sequence ATGCCTGAAGTATGGATGCGGGGGGCACTGCCGGATGTGCCGCCCCTGTTGCAACCGGTAGCGCATGCGTTGTTGCAGGCGCGTGAGGAGATTACCGAATTGATGACCGACTTCTCGGACGAGCTGTTGTGGGTTCGTCCGGGCGGGCGGGGTGGCGAAGTCGCGTCGGTGGGGTTTCATTTGCAGCACCTGACGGGCGTTCTCGACCGGACGTTTACCTATGCCCGCGCCGAAGCCCTCTCCCCTGCTCAGCTAACCGCCCTGTCGGCGGAAGGGGCACCGACGGAAACGGGCCGAACGGTAGCAGCCCTGGTCTCGGAGTTCAGTCAGCAGGTCGACCGGGCGATGGTACAGCTAAAAACCACGGACGAAGCTACCCTGACCGATTGGCGGGGCGTTGGTCGTCAGCAACTCCCCTCGACGGTACTTGGGCTGCTGGTCCATGCGGCCGAACACACCATGCGGCATGTCGGGCAGTTGTCCGTTACGGCGCGGCTGTTACCCGGCTGA